DNA from Candidatus Scalindua japonica:
GAAGAAGACGTGTCCCGGAATTGACAAGGGAAAGCTACATACAGTTGAAGAGATAGCAAGCCGTTTAAAACCTGAGTTGAACGATTTATGATTTTTAACATCTGCCCATATCTTTAGTTCTATAGCTTTTGTTTATAGTTTCCAAATTTATAGGAACTCACGGACGGAAGAATAGGAGAAGTTACTATCAGAGGTTTATCATGATCCTAACTTCCAAATAATAAACAGCCAAGTAGCTTTTCTTTTTCCTTTAATGCTTTCTCTTAAATCAAGAAAATAGATTTCAGCAGTCAGTTCATTTCCATGAAGCAAAAATATTTTCGAGGTTCATTGTAAAGCCATGGAGTAACACTGATTCAAATATTTCATTTTTTGTAAAGCTCTTCGCAGGGACAAATGCTGTTTCTTTCAATGTGTATAAATCTATCGTTCTTTCTACAGGATCAACTATCCAGTACTCTTTAACTCCGTATTTTGCGTAGATCTTTTTCTTCTTAACAAAATCTTTGTACGCTGTCGCCTCAGAAAGTATTTCAATGGTAAGATCAGGTGCTCCCTGTATATTCTTTTCAGCAATAATACCAAGCCTGTTTATTGCAATAAAGAAAATATCTGGCTGAAGAAGATTTGTATCGTCAAAATAGACGTCAAGTGGAGCATTAAAAACGTATCCCAGCTTTTTTTTTTCTACAAATTTTTCCAGTTCAAACCCTATCTTTCTTGAAATCCATTGATGATAAGTTACCGGCGAAGGGTTCATGATTAATTCTCCTTCAATAAGTTCATACCTTTTGTCACCAGGAGTAGTTAAATAGTCCTTATAGGTATATACTTTTTTTTCTTTATCTTCTAACAAGGTTCTCATTTTACTTTCCTATTCTGGTGTTTGATGAATTTATTATGTTTTGAAAATAACTGTTTGTGGATAAGTATGTCCATGTCATTACCTCCTTGCAACAATCACCTTATGTTAAATATCTCGTCTACATATCAAAAGGTGTTATTACGTTAATACCTGTAATAATAAATTTGAGAGTAAACTTGTGCAATAGTAAAGTCAACATTAAAATGGTTGGAAAATAGCTAAAGAGTATGGTGTGTTTGTCTTATCTATTTTTTTCTGGATAATAGAAAGATTTGTATTATTATAACCAGCCTGGATTAGTCTCTATAAATAAGATTTTAGATTTACGAATTACAATTTGGGATTTATTTTTAAACTTACTTCTATAATCGTAATCTTTTGAAGAACTTATTTTGGTTTGCCAAAAGTTGGTCAATAATTTTTTTTAAAAGTTTACATTTTTTCTGTGCAGACCCATCAGCTAATACCTTAATAGAAACCATAAAGGATTCATGAAATTTGAGTACAAATATCAATATTTCTGTTTCGTCATACGAAAAAAGAATCGGGATACTTGGAGGCACCTTCAACCCGATACATATGGGGCATTTGATTATGGCAGAAGAGGTTTGCCAACATCACCATTTATCGAAAATCCTTTTTATACCCACATACACCCCTCCACATAAACAGGTAAATGATTTAGCTGATACGCACCATCGTTATGAAATGATCAAAGCTGCCATTAGCGGGGAAAGCGATTTTGAAGTATCCGATATAGAAATTATGCGTAAAGGTAAGTCATATACCATAGATACAGTACGAGAAATCCTGGAGCAATACGGTAATGAGAGCGAAATCTTCCTCATTATGGGTGCGGACTCATTAAACGAACTGGAATTGTGGAAAAACATCAAAAAGCTTTCTCAACTTTGTCACTTTGTAGTTGTAAACAGACCCGGGTTTAACACAGAAGTTTCCGCCAGACTTGTAGAGATTATTGGCAATGACAATATATCCGACATGGAAAGATTGAGAATAGAGATGGATCCTGTTGGAGTATCATCTACGGAGATAAGAAAAAGAGTAAATGATGAAGTTGGGATTAATGGTCTTGTGCCTGAATGCGTTGAAGCATATATAAGAGATCATGCCTTATACACACACATCTGAATGTTGTTCAATTAATTTATACAAAAATAAACATTTAACAACAACTTGACTAAGCAAATTAGTCCTTTTATAATTCTTGATTATGACTATAGTTTCAATGCATTAAGCAAAAGTACTTTTATTATTTTTCTGAATTTATTTTAAAATCTTCATTTCTCAGCACTTACATAGGCACTAGATTCCTGATCAAGTCCGGAAAGACAATTCTCGGATAGCCAGAGAAGCTCCTCCTTACATAATAAGTGTAATTGTTTATAACATCCTATGAATCGTATTTTCCGTTTCTGGTGGTTTCCCCTTGTTTTACAGCTGATGACGCTTGCAGCGTTCTTACTACTGATTGTTGGTGGTGTTGTCGCGAACACTGATGACATGGCATTTGCCAAGGTCCTACGTAACACTAACTTTGCAAACCTGATCGTCTGGTCGTACTGGTGGCCGGTAATTATCATCTCAGCAATTTTTTTAGGAAGAGTCTGGTGTATCCTAAATTGGAGAAAAAAGTTAATAACTATGCAATGTGTCTTCCTGGATGCCGAAAGCATCAAAAATAATTTTTTGTCTTTTGGATAATTCGCTGAGAATCGGATCGTTTTTCTCTATGTGAGTGATTTTTAATTTTTTGAGTTCAGCAAATAATTCTTTTACTGTGTATTTGTTAAATAACTTCTTTTCCTTCATAACTCTTGATGCTTCTGCATAGATAATCAACGCAACAAATTTTATAAATAAACGGCCATCGACATTATATTGACTATGTGCTCGCAACCTATCTCCATTCATTTCATTTTTGTATATATCAAACATTTTTTCAACCTGATCTTTTTGGCGATAAAGATTTAATACTTCCGCTTTGTCCATTTGTTGTTTGTTTGTTATTAACACAAAGCTTCCCATTTTATAAATAAACGATTTTATCTTTTTTGCATTTTTTTCTATCCGCAATGTCGTTTTATTCCATTTAAAATAATCTCTGTATTTTTCTGGAATATTTAACTTTCTATATTTCAGGTATTCCTTAAGCACTTTAAAACTTTTATCCTTAAACTTCTCCTCGTATTCGAATAATACTGAGAAAAAATTATGTTTTTGTTCTACTTCAGATTTTTCATTGAAAAAAATATGTGCGTCAAATTCGTTTCCATCAAATTCAAAAGGTCTTTGCTGGTAATGCAGTATCTCTTCATTGAATTTAAAGGCACTGGAAAGATCTGACAATAATCGTTTATTTTTTTTTTATTAAAGTCTTTACTTTTTTTAAGCTAAAAGGCAGTGGCTGAACAAAGGACACTTTGCTTTTGCTGTTATTCATTTCCAATACATTTGCTTTACTAAAGAAACCTCTATCCAGCACAAACAAAATGTCTTTTAGCTTGAATACTTTCAAATACTCAACGCAGTTCTTTAAGGTAGTAACATCTACAATACTTCCAGGGTATAAATTGTAATAAATGGGTAAAGAGTGATTGTGGCAAAATGTTACTCCCATATTTAATTGAGGTAGATTCTCTTTATCACGATTGTAACCCCATTCTATAAAATCAACGTTTGTAGAGTA
Protein-coding regions in this window:
- a CDS encoding Uma2 family endonuclease — encoded protein: MRTLLEDKEKKVYTYKDYLTTPGDKRYELIEGELIMNPSPVTYHQWISRKIGFELEKFVEKKKLGYVFNAPLDVYFDDTNLLQPDIFFIAINRLGIIAEKNIQGAPDLTIEILSEATAYKDFVKKKKIYAKYGVKEYWIVDPVERTIDLYTLKETAFVPAKSFTKNEIFESVLLHGFTMNLENIFASWK
- the nadD gene encoding nicotinate-nucleotide adenylyltransferase — translated: MSTNINISVSSYEKRIGILGGTFNPIHMGHLIMAEEVCQHHHLSKILFIPTYTPPHKQVNDLADTHHRYEMIKAAISGESDFEVSDIEIMRKGKSYTIDTVREILEQYGNESEIFLIMGADSLNELELWKNIKKLSQLCHFVVVNRPGFNTEVSARLVEIIGNDNISDMERLRIEMDPVGVSSTEIRKRVNDEVGINGLVPECVEAYIRDHALYTHI
- a CDS encoding IS1634 family transposase translates to MSDLSSAFKFNEEILHYQQRPFEFDGNEFDAHIFFNEKSEVEQKHNFFSVLFEYEEKFKDKSFKVLKEYLKYRKLNIPEKYRDYFKWNKTTLRIEKNAKKIKSFIYKMGSFVLITNKQQMDKAEVLNLYRQKDQVEKMFDIYKNEMNGDRLRAHSQYNVDGRLFIKFVALIIYAEASRVMKEKKLFNKYTVKELFAELKKLKITHIEKNDPILSELSKRQKIIFDAFGIQEDTLHSY